The following proteins come from a genomic window of Candidatus Poribacteria bacterium:
- a CDS encoding dockerin type I domain-containing protein, with protein MATTIRFTDEKRTILFLVWLLLSLSLFAYAEPPIEVIYFKPSDVQMPSEDEIDRLREAMVEVQSFFASEMDKHGFGRKTFDFDPDIVVIDAKLKLSQYTSVQIHREISLIEWGLQNQIYVVFLGGATGGVEPGASAVSKPLCVLPADLKDCNSMIVIPANNDRLLEVLLAHELGHSFSLFEHAPTRLIGNRIGIMYAPLHIISGVKEHLKNYALSRKDATFLNEDGRLFIQEDSQDSNEDIDADVNAVPDLVAYYPFDRSSEDASGNGNHGQIIGTTNYVEGKFGDAIALNNGVYVKMDASDSLHGDLFKADPFTLAVWVYPKTGTAYGHVWRSLPVAVESGTNTLFIIEDKGIISWRGRIDGEWSYGDLCETDPGLFEADTWVHVAVTNDGDKFRIYVDGEKVAETDFQETDGGNTAYLIGSRFTSWENFVGLIDDYVIFSKALNKDEINLIMKTSVATFLQTTQSAAIEDSGSPEDVNGDGTVKKNNTDNDTGDRSDTVSLLPMSVPSPNIGQLLKLSIKITNGKNVAGYQATVQFDDTALRYVESSNSDYLPDGAFFVPPILEGNLVKLNAASLAGESKGNGTLATLTFEVIAVQASTLTLSDVLLSNSTGETFAPQVENSQITEPTKLIGDVNGDGTVNIADLVLVASNLGQTGQNAADVNSDGVVNIADLVLVAGALGTSASPSVHPQILEMLTATDVKQWLSAAQRLNLTDMHSQRGIRFLQQLLVALTPKETALLPNFPNPFNPETWIPYHLAQAANVTLTIYDVRGVLVRALTLGHQPAGVYQSRGRAAYWDGKNQLGEKVASGLYFYTLAAGDFTATRKMLIQK; from the coding sequence GTGGCTACGACAATTAGATTTACCGATGAAAAAAGGACGATTTTATTCTTAGTGTGGCTTTTGTTAAGTCTTTCACTATTTGCTTATGCAGAACCGCCTATCGAGGTTATCTATTTCAAGCCATCTGATGTTCAAATGCCGAGCGAAGATGAGATTGATAGACTCCGTGAGGCGATGGTAGAGGTTCAATCTTTTTTTGCATCAGAAATGGATAAACACGGCTTTGGTCGAAAAACCTTTGATTTTGATCCTGATATCGTGGTGATAGATGCTAAGTTAAAACTAAGCCAGTATACTTCTGTTCAAATTCATAGAGAAATATCTCTTATAGAATGGGGTTTACAGAACCAGATATATGTTGTATTTTTGGGTGGAGCAACAGGAGGTGTTGAACCAGGGGCATCAGCTGTATCAAAGCCATTATGTGTTTTACCCGCTGATTTAAAAGATTGTAATAGCATGATAGTTATTCCAGCTAATAATGATCGGCTTTTAGAAGTATTATTGGCACATGAGCTTGGACATTCTTTTAGTTTATTTGAACACGCTCCAACTCGTTTAATTGGTAATCGTATAGGTATAATGTATGCACCTCTACATATAATTTCGGGAGTTAAAGAACATCTGAAGAATTATGCCCTAAGTCGTAAGGATGCTACATTCCTTAATGAAGATGGCAGGCTGTTTATTCAGGAAGATTCTCAAGACTCTAATGAAGATATAGATGCGGATGTCAACGCTGTCCCAGATTTGGTGGCATACTACCCCTTTGACAGGAGCTCAGAAGATGCTTCTGGAAATGGCAACCACGGTCAAATAATAGGCACAACCAACTATGTTGAAGGCAAATTTGGAGATGCGATAGCACTCAATAACGGGGTCTATGTCAAAATGGATGCCTCCGACTCACTCCACGGCGACCTTTTCAAAGCGGACCCATTCACACTTGCTGTTTGGGTTTATCCGAAAACTGGAACTGCTTACGGACACGTTTGGCGGAGTTTACCGGTGGCGGTGGAAAGCGGCACTAACACCTTATTCATTATTGAAGACAAAGGCATCATCTCTTGGCGTGGACGAATCGATGGCGAATGGTCATACGGAGATCTCTGTGAGACCGATCCCGGTCTCTTTGAAGCCGATACTTGGGTCCATGTAGCCGTCACAAACGATGGTGATAAATTTAGGATCTATGTTGATGGAGAGAAAGTCGCTGAGACAGATTTTCAAGAAACGGATGGCGGGAACACCGCTTACCTCATTGGTAGTAGGTTCACCTCTTGGGAAAACTTTGTCGGTTTAATAGACGATTACGTCATCTTCTCCAAGGCATTGAACAAAGATGAAATCAATTTGATAATGAAAACAAGCGTTGCAACGTTCTTACAAACGACACAATCAGCAGCTATCGAAGATTCAGGATCCCCTGAGGATGTTAATGGCGATGGCACTGTTAAAAAAAATAACACTGATAACGATACAGGAGATCGATCAGATACGGTGAGTCTTTTGCCTATGAGTGTGCCATCCCCCAATATTGGTCAACTGCTCAAGTTGTCGATAAAAATTACTAACGGTAAAAATGTTGCAGGCTACCAAGCAACCGTGCAGTTCGACGACACCGCTCTCCGTTATGTGGAAAGTAGTAACAGTGATTATCTGCCCGATGGCGCATTCTTTGTCCCTCCGATTTTGGAAGGGAATCTTGTGAAACTGAACGCCGCATCTCTTGCAGGCGAAAGCAAGGGTAACGGCACCCTCGCTACGCTCACCTTTGAAGTTATCGCAGTGCAGGCATCTACTTTGACGTTATCTGATGTCCTTTTGTCCAACAGCACAGGTGAGACGTTTGCGCCTCAGGTTGAAAATTCTCAAATAACCGAACCCACTAAACTTATAGGCGATGTGAACGGTGATGGCACTGTAAACATTGCCGATTTGGTATTAGTTGCTTCAAATCTCGGACAGACAGGACAAAATGCTGCAGATGTCAATAGTGATGGTGTGGTCAACATCGCTGATCTCGTCTTGGTCGCTGGTGCCTTAGGCACAAGTGCTTCACCCTCTGTACATCCTCAAATCTTAGAAATGCTCACTGCTACAGATGTCAAACAGTGGCTATCCGCTGCTCAGCGGTTGAACCTCACAGATATGCATTCACAACGCGGTATCCGATTTTTACAACAACTCCTCGTGGCATTGACACCGAAAGAGACTGCCCTTTTACCAAACTTTCCCAATCCGTTCAATCCTGAAACATGGATACCGTATCACTTGGCACAAGCTGCAAATGTAACCTTGACGATCTACGATGTCCGCGGCGTATTGGTTCGGGCATTGACGTTGGGACATCAGCCTGCCGGGGTTTATCAGAGTCGTGGACGCGCAGCCTATTGGGATGGAAAAAACCAACTCGGTGAAAAAGTCGCGAGTGGACTCTATTTCTATACGCTGGCCGCAGGTGACTTCACGGCTACACGTAAGATGTTAATACAGAAATAG